The genomic window GGCCACCCAGTCCACGCCGAGGCTCGCGCCAAATTCCATGTCCTGCACATCTTTTTCCGACAGTGCGGGCACGGTCAGGTCGGCTTCGGGCACGTTGATGCCCTTGTTGTTTTTCAACGTGCCGCCGATCAGGACAGTCGTCTGAATGTCGTTGCCGCGCACGTGGTCCACCCGCAGGCTCATGTTGCCGTCGTCGAGCAGCAGCGTCATGCCGGGGGTCACGTCACCGGCGAGGCCCTTGTAGGTGCTGCCCACGCGCTCGGCATTGCCCTCCACCTCGTCCATCGTGATGACGAACTTCTGCCCGGGATTCAGGGTCACCGAACCTTCGGCAAAGCGGCCCACCCGAATCTTGGGGCCTTGCAGGTCTTGCAGGATACCGATGGTCACGCCCTTGCTCACGGCGAGGTCACGCACCATCTGCACCGTCTGACGGTGGTCTTCGAGGTCGCCGTGGCTGAAGTTGAGGCGGACCACGTTCAGGCCAACGTCGATCATGCGCCCGAGAACTTCGGTGCTGCGGCTGGCGGGGCCGACAGTCGCCACGATTTTGGTGGCACGGTCAAAGTGTTTCATAGGGTCTCCAGAACAAGCTTTGGAAGCACTTCCAGCATCTTTAAAGAGGCAGCCATCCGCAGGCGGTCAGCAAAGGCGGACGGCGGACGGCTGCCCGGAAGGCGGGGCTTTAGCGCAGCGCCTTGCGGCCCGGGAACACGGCTCGGTCGCCGAGCTGGTCTTCGATGCGCAGCAGCTGGTTGTACTTGGCGATACGGTCCGAGCGGCTGGCCGAGCCGGTCTTGATCTGCCCGGCGTTGGTCGCCACAGCGAGGTCGGCGATAAAGGCGTCTTCGGACTCGCCCGAGCGGTGGCTGATGATGGTGCCGTAGTGGTGGCGCTTGGCGAGTTCGATGGCGTCCATGCTCTCGGTGAGGGAGCCGATCTGGTTCACCTTGACCAGAATCGCGTTGCCCACCTTGCGGTCGATGCCCTGCTGCAAGCGCTCGGGGTTGGTCACGAACAGGTCGTCGCCCACCAGCTGGGTCTTGGCGCCCACCTTGGCGGTCAGGCGTTCCCAGCCGTCCCAGTCGTCTTCAGCGAGGCCGTCTTCGATGCTGACAATCGGGTAGCGGCTGGTCCAGTCGGCCCAGAAGTCGATCATCTCGTCGCTGCTCAGCACGCGGCCCTCGCTCTCCAGGTGGTACTGGCCGTCCTTGTACAGCTCGGTCACGGCGGGGTCGAGCGCGATGCAGATGTCCTTGCCGGGTTCGTAGCCCGCCTGCTGAATGGCTTCAAGCAGCACTTCGAGGGCTTCCTCGTTGCTCTTGAGGTCCGGCGCAAAACCGCCTTCGTCGCCGACGTTGGTGTTGTAGCCGCGCCCGCTGAGGACTTTTTTCAGGTGGTGAAAGGTCTCGGCGCCGTAGCGCAGTGCTTCACGGAAGCTCGGAGCGCCGACCGGCATCACCATGAACTCCTGAAAATCCACGCTGTTGTCGGCGTGGGCGCCGCCGTTGATGACGTTCATCATGGGCACAGGCAGGGTCTTGGCGTTGGAGCCGCCGAGGTAGCGGTAGAGCGGGATGTCGAGCTCGGCAGCGGCGGCGCGGGCAGTCGCGAGGCTCACCGCCAGAATCGCGTTGCCGCCCATGTTGCCCTTGTTGGAGGTGCCGTCCACGTCCATCAGCGCCTTGTCGATGGCGGCCTGCTCACTGGCGTCCATGCCGATGAGGGCC from Deinococcus radiodurans R1 = ATCC 13939 = DSM 20539 includes these protein-coding regions:
- the eno gene encoding phosphopyruvate hydratase, translated to MNIEKVIAREVLDSRGNPTVEAEVHLDSGFSGRAIVPSGASTGSHEALELRDGGERYMGKGVERAVQNVREALGPALIGMDASEQAAIDKALMDVDGTSNKGNMGGNAILAVSLATARAAAAELDIPLYRYLGGSNAKTLPVPMMNVINGGAHADNSVDFQEFMVMPVGAPSFREALRYGAETFHHLKKVLSGRGYNTNVGDEGGFAPDLKSNEEALEVLLEAIQQAGYEPGKDICIALDPAVTELYKDGQYHLESEGRVLSSDEMIDFWADWTSRYPIVSIEDGLAEDDWDGWERLTAKVGAKTQLVGDDLFVTNPERLQQGIDRKVGNAILVKVNQIGSLTESMDAIELAKRHHYGTIISHRSGESEDAFIADLAVATNAGQIKTGSASRSDRIAKYNQLLRIEDQLGDRAVFPGRKALR